The following are encoded in a window of Roseimaritima ulvae genomic DNA:
- a CDS encoding WD40 repeat domain-containing protein, producing MVFQCSAGMAADDHPRFLAWLDTREVLPRCTAISPDGRYAIAQTQVETLAYDLATQTEIRHWPTATSRHSFSDDSRYLLRLHADTLYVHTTDSFDTLARWRAQPKVPRPPGTYLQLNACISPDGTRVAIENHNHSFDHQEDADILIRNVQTGELIQGLNFPLARASPTSQPHIKFSFVGFSDRLLIQQQTYEPGKTYRHSVLMDIHSGKQLCDFPHDATLRSSGDGSLLVAAVRKTRAYTTDKIQFADNSELGIYDVRSGQRLRTINAAGTIRDFDIDASGTRLIASLQSADALQPQANPNTLPDHNARLTRLLEWDIPSGERIRELTSPPLPIAQIRYGVDAGRCILGMERPDGVDEDLELVVEVRDVTTGGVLSKTDWLPRGTLADLHSRLYLFPDGQRMMILRSRLQIQTFPEGQSVWNAVAKRHPVRQAEFSPSGKYCWTDHFLTDLSTGHQRQWLDCDGLKFILGGDAIFDWRYNQVGILTTASNQRKWQQGFQWNGRILHADISPDTRRIAVLLERDRYSTNNEPRPRQLVLLDRDNQDQPRAIPIHARRLAFHPSGDTLFVAGDEAVERIDFATGKSVGTPVPLSGETLAIECGPQGKRLLVAGQSPTDPDGYRNLMGSGWLACFDLSDNAAIGFHRSETPITALAISADGKTLAAANLASDSVASQIWVWDAGSMQRQFVIDGHRLSIHDLAFSPDGQTLLSAADDGAVLWDMRADAAVEQAAADSDKLVFPHQLKPIELANAYTGEIRKIKPYDGPLLVPAEDTPPSLRREKADWPLIKIHQARELEVTDPLFGWIRSANTRYHVSEKIDWSSAESQWLRSYDFGTRSEDWQYRLAYEQSGRNVVLLDAQGKIVQRFSRAAGIAQAALSPSAQRVAIVPLDRVDRALNDRRLQVELYDAISGEKKLTTAPTEGIHVSLLELERQDRFVHVNDNRRAVLMLDAHSGDTLARYAPKHAMRVLSRMAPSGRFVATSEIYGDGVVLRDPSTLQEIKRLPARFTVSWMRWTPNSNRLMVGQSFGESMELVECFDADSGRSLWTRRMPSTRDVVFDQAGEWMLTEAQVGSHLDVLCRVSDGAITAVFMTTGSSDLERPCLSRSGGTVYLGSPAGPTLWPRTGPALRAEVRRRDSAVEFLKENDTTVIDIVSEFGIAGASIQRTSPQWPKSMLVRLHLRGLEQFRVDSGAIAVDWSVSSGGERNQSVSLRSGPTETILDANSPYHTVVRIVGGKGTIPLHDGYFEVPLPAKLFETNPDQIQLKWVDFYRN from the coding sequence GTGGTTTTTCAATGCTCCGCAGGCATGGCGGCGGACGACCATCCTCGCTTTCTTGCTTGGCTCGACACGCGGGAAGTCTTGCCGCGATGCACAGCGATTTCCCCGGACGGGCGATACGCGATCGCCCAAACGCAAGTGGAAACGCTCGCCTACGATCTTGCCACGCAAACTGAAATCCGACACTGGCCGACGGCGACGTCCCGCCATTCGTTCAGCGACGATTCGCGATACTTGCTGCGACTGCACGCCGATACGCTCTACGTTCACACCACCGACTCATTCGATACGCTGGCCCGTTGGCGGGCCCAGCCGAAAGTACCGCGTCCGCCCGGCACTTACCTGCAATTAAACGCCTGCATCAGCCCAGACGGCACGCGGGTCGCCATCGAAAACCACAACCATTCGTTCGACCACCAGGAAGATGCGGATATTCTCATCCGTAACGTGCAAACCGGAGAGCTGATCCAGGGGCTGAATTTTCCCTTGGCTCGGGCGAGCCCAACCTCGCAGCCCCATATCAAGTTTTCCTTCGTGGGTTTCTCCGACCGATTGCTGATCCAGCAACAGACCTACGAACCGGGAAAGACCTATCGGCATTCTGTGTTGATGGATATTCACAGCGGCAAACAGCTGTGCGACTTCCCGCACGACGCGACGCTACGTTCGAGTGGCGATGGGTCTCTGTTGGTTGCCGCTGTTCGAAAAACAAGAGCCTACACGACCGACAAAATCCAATTCGCCGATAACAGCGAACTCGGAATATACGATGTTCGCTCCGGTCAGCGTTTGCGGACGATCAACGCTGCAGGAACGATTCGTGATTTTGATATCGACGCCAGCGGCACGCGGCTGATCGCTTCGCTGCAGTCCGCTGACGCTCTGCAGCCTCAAGCAAATCCGAATACTCTGCCAGATCACAACGCACGCCTGACTCGTTTGCTTGAATGGGACATTCCGTCGGGTGAACGCATCCGTGAGCTGACATCACCGCCTCTACCTATCGCCCAGATTCGCTATGGCGTCGACGCGGGTCGGTGCATTCTGGGCATGGAACGGCCCGACGGTGTCGACGAGGATCTGGAATTGGTTGTGGAGGTCCGAGATGTCACGACCGGTGGCGTGCTCTCCAAGACGGATTGGTTGCCACGCGGCACGCTGGCGGATTTGCACAGCCGGTTATACCTGTTTCCTGACGGCCAGCGAATGATGATACTTCGCAGCCGCTTACAGATCCAAACGTTTCCTGAAGGGCAGAGCGTTTGGAACGCGGTCGCAAAACGTCACCCGGTTCGTCAAGCGGAGTTCTCGCCCAGCGGCAAATACTGCTGGACGGACCATTTTCTTACGGATCTTTCCACCGGTCATCAACGCCAATGGCTCGACTGCGACGGCCTGAAGTTCATCCTGGGCGGCGATGCGATCTTTGATTGGCGTTACAACCAAGTGGGTATCCTGACCACCGCGTCCAATCAACGGAAATGGCAACAGGGATTTCAATGGAATGGTCGCATCCTGCATGCTGATATTTCGCCCGATACACGACGGATCGCCGTCCTACTGGAACGCGATCGTTATTCAACCAACAACGAACCACGCCCACGGCAGTTGGTATTGTTGGACCGAGACAACCAAGACCAACCACGAGCAATTCCAATCCATGCCAGACGCCTGGCGTTTCATCCTTCTGGTGACACGCTGTTTGTGGCGGGCGATGAAGCCGTCGAACGTATCGATTTTGCCACAGGGAAATCCGTTGGCACGCCGGTTCCCTTGTCCGGCGAAACATTGGCGATCGAATGTGGGCCGCAAGGGAAACGCTTACTAGTCGCCGGACAGTCTCCCACGGATCCCGACGGCTACCGCAACCTGATGGGCAGCGGCTGGCTGGCTTGTTTCGATTTAAGCGATAACGCTGCCATCGGTTTCCACCGGTCGGAAACGCCCATTACCGCGCTCGCGATTTCGGCGGACGGGAAAACCTTGGCTGCTGCCAACCTTGCCAGCGACTCGGTGGCAAGTCAGATCTGGGTGTGGGATGCGGGCTCGATGCAGCGTCAATTCGTCATCGACGGGCACCGATTGAGCATTCATGACCTGGCGTTCAGTCCTGACGGCCAGACGTTGCTGTCTGCGGCTGACGACGGCGCTGTCTTATGGGATATGCGAGCGGACGCTGCGGTTGAGCAGGCGGCGGCAGATTCCGACAAGTTAGTATTTCCGCATCAGCTAAAACCCATCGAACTTGCCAACGCCTACACCGGCGAGATCCGCAAGATCAAGCCATACGACGGTCCCTTACTGGTCCCCGCCGAGGACACACCACCAAGTTTGCGTCGAGAAAAAGCGGACTGGCCGCTAATCAAAATCCATCAGGCTCGTGAATTGGAAGTAACCGACCCGCTGTTTGGTTGGATTCGTTCGGCAAACACGCGATATCACGTCAGCGAGAAGATCGATTGGTCGTCGGCGGAATCCCAATGGCTGCGCAGCTACGACTTTGGGACACGAAGTGAAGACTGGCAGTATCGCCTTGCTTATGAACAATCGGGACGCAATGTGGTGTTGCTGGATGCGCAAGGCAAGATCGTTCAACGGTTTTCGCGTGCCGCCGGCATCGCCCAGGCCGCGCTGTCACCTTCAGCACAGCGGGTTGCCATCGTTCCGCTCGACCGCGTCGACCGTGCTCTGAATGATCGCCGTCTACAAGTTGAACTATACGATGCGATTAGCGGAGAAAAGAAACTGACGACCGCGCCGACGGAGGGAATCCATGTATCGCTGCTGGAACTAGAGCGGCAGGATCGGTTTGTTCACGTCAACGACAACCGACGTGCCGTGCTGATGCTCGATGCACACAGTGGCGACACGTTGGCTCGCTACGCGCCCAAGCACGCCATGCGGGTTCTCTCGCGAATGGCGCCAAGCGGCCGATTTGTCGCCACCAGCGAAATATACGGTGACGGTGTTGTGCTCCGCGATCCGAGCACGCTGCAAGAGATCAAGCGATTACCCGCTAGATTCACCGTCTCGTGGATGCGTTGGACACCCAACAGTAATCGCCTGATGGTGGGACAATCATTTGGCGAAAGTATGGAGTTGGTGGAGTGCTTTGATGCCGATAGCGGTCGGTCGCTGTGGACTCGCCGGATGCCATCCACACGCGACGTAGTGTTCGACCAAGCCGGTGAGTGGATGCTGACCGAAGCTCAGGTTGGTTCCCACCTAGATGTGCTGTGCCGTGTTAGTGATGGCGCAATTACCGCCGTCTTTATGACAACTGGCAGCTCCGATCTGGAGCGGCCTTGTCTGTCGAGATCTGGCGGTACGGTTTATTTGGGTTCGCCCGCCGGACCGACCTTGTGGCCACGCACCGGGCCAGCATTACGCGCCGAGGTGCGTCGTCGGGATAGTGCGGTAGAATTCTTAAAGGAAAATGACACGACGGTGATTGATATCGTCAGTGAGTTTGGGATCGCGGGAGCGAGCATACAACGAACGTCCCCTCAGTGGCCGAAGTCCATGCTCGTTCGCCTGCACCTACGCGGGCTGGAACAGTTTCGGGTCGACAGCGGCGCGATCGCGGTCGATTGGTCTGTGAGCAGCGGCGGCGAACGAAATCAAAGCGTTTCGCTTCGCAGCGGACCAACAGAAACGATACTCGACGCCAACAGTCCGTATCACACGGTCGTACGCATCGTGGGCGGCAAGGGCACAATTCCGCTGCACGACGGGTACTTCGAAGTCCCTTTGCCTGCCAAACTGTTCGAAACGAATCCCGACCAAATTCAATTGAAGTGGGTCGATTTCTATCGGAATTGA
- a CDS encoding sialidase family protein, giving the protein MRIAFLLFLLIPCVVVADEPAGAIASPPKIDLNDHTDRQVIVDREPGQYLGHPTTCLLEDGKTMLCVYPKGHGRGPIVYKRSTDGGLTWSERLPTPDSWATSKEVPTLHRVVDAEGNKRIIMWSGLYPARLAVSEDDGASWSELKPAGDWGGIVVMGFVEALKTGQGNYLAMFHDDGRFFSKQPAKDNVRTFDLYKTFSSDGGLTWSTPESVYRSSEVHLCEPGCIRSPDGKTLAVLLRENARRKNSHVIFSSDEGKTWSEPRELPLALTGDRHCGKYSADGRLFISFRCNSPKPYAKSRTYEGDWVGWVGTWDDIANNQPGQYFVRLKDNTKGYDTAYPAVDVLPDDTFVVTTYGHWDQGKPPYILSTRFKLSELDALAREAE; this is encoded by the coding sequence ATGCGAATCGCGTTTCTGCTTTTCCTGCTGATCCCCTGCGTCGTCGTAGCGGATGAACCTGCCGGTGCAATTGCTTCCCCTCCGAAGATTGACCTGAACGATCACACAGATCGCCAAGTGATCGTTGATCGCGAACCTGGGCAGTATCTCGGTCACCCGACCACGTGTTTGCTGGAAGACGGCAAAACGATGCTGTGCGTGTACCCCAAAGGTCATGGGCGCGGGCCGATCGTATACAAACGCAGCACCGATGGCGGGCTGACCTGGAGCGAACGGCTGCCCACGCCGGACAGCTGGGCCACGTCCAAAGAGGTGCCCACGCTGCACCGCGTGGTCGACGCCGAGGGCAACAAACGGATCATCATGTGGTCCGGCCTGTACCCGGCCAGGCTGGCCGTCAGCGAGGATGACGGCGCCAGCTGGAGTGAACTCAAACCCGCCGGCGACTGGGGCGGGATCGTGGTAATGGGGTTTGTCGAAGCTCTCAAGACGGGGCAGGGCAACTATCTGGCGATGTTCCACGATGACGGCCGCTTCTTTTCCAAACAGCCAGCGAAAGATAATGTCCGCACTTTCGATCTGTACAAGACCTTTTCCAGCGACGGAGGGTTAACCTGGTCGACGCCGGAATCCGTCTACCGTTCGTCGGAAGTTCACCTATGCGAACCCGGCTGCATCCGTTCGCCCGATGGCAAAACCCTGGCCGTGCTGCTGAGAGAAAACGCGCGCCGCAAAAACTCGCACGTGATCTTTTCCTCCGACGAAGGGAAAACCTGGAGCGAGCCGCGCGAATTGCCGTTGGCCCTGACCGGCGATCGGCATTGCGGAAAATACAGCGCCGACGGCCGACTGTTTATCAGCTTCCGCTGCAATTCGCCCAAACCATACGCCAAGAGTCGTACGTACGAAGGCGACTGGGTCGGTTGGGTGGGCACCTGGGACGATATTGCGAACAACCAACCCGGCCAGTACTTCGTCCGTCTAAAAGACAACACCAAGGGCTACGACACGGCTTATCCAGCGGTCGACGTGTTGCCCGACGATACCTTCGTCGTCACCACTTACGGTCACTGGGATCAAGGCAAACCGCCCTATATCCTCAGCACGCGGTTCAAACTCAGTGAACTCGATGCGCTGGCCCGCGAAGCCGAATAA
- a CDS encoding 3-keto-disaccharide hydrolase, with translation MKRNWSIVLVLSAIATLSGNDASAETSAEPNTAGEGWVELVSEEGPVGFGKLNDKISRCGDATLADEAKQLEAVPGQGVVASLQRSGVPNLVSKQKFGDCEVQLEFLIAKGSNSGIKLQKRYEIQLYDSHGKDKLTAKDCGGIYPHWVPRGNGKGIKYIDEGVPAQNNAAEPAGQWQSLSIVFKAPRFDEEGNKIENGKFESVTLNGQVIHQDVEVDSPTGNAATPLPEVTEAPLMLQLDHGAVAFRKVRVKPL, from the coding sequence ATGAAACGAAACTGGTCTATCGTCTTGGTACTATCGGCGATCGCTACCCTTAGTGGGAACGATGCCTCCGCAGAAACGTCAGCGGAACCAAACACTGCCGGCGAAGGCTGGGTCGAACTGGTTTCTGAGGAGGGACCCGTCGGCTTTGGCAAACTGAACGACAAAATCAGCCGCTGTGGGGACGCCACGTTGGCCGACGAAGCCAAACAGTTGGAAGCCGTTCCCGGGCAAGGCGTGGTGGCCTCGCTGCAGCGCTCCGGTGTCCCTAATCTGGTTAGCAAACAGAAATTCGGCGATTGTGAAGTGCAGCTGGAGTTCTTGATCGCCAAAGGCAGCAACTCGGGCATCAAGCTGCAAAAACGCTACGAGATTCAGTTATACGACAGCCACGGTAAAGACAAATTGACCGCCAAAGATTGCGGCGGTATCTATCCTCACTGGGTGCCCCGCGGCAATGGCAAGGGAATCAAGTACATCGACGAAGGCGTGCCGGCACAAAACAATGCGGCCGAGCCGGCTGGCCAGTGGCAGTCGTTGTCGATCGTGTTTAAAGCCCCGCGGTTCGACGAGGAAGGCAACAAGATCGAAAACGGTAAGTTCGAATCGGTCACCCTAAATGGCCAAGTGATTCATCAGGACGTTGAGGTGGATTCGCCGACCGGCAACGCGGCCACGCCGCTGCCCGAAGTCACCGAAGCGCCGCTGATGCTGCAACTCGATCACGGCGCGGTGGCTTTCCGGAAAGTGCGAGTGAAGCCCTTGTAA
- a CDS encoding vWA domain-containing protein has protein sequence MCRILLVGQTLLAFLVIASLSLVSAAEEENKKPDKERPTVQLAILLDTSNSMDGLIDQAKTQLWTIVNEFAKTELAGQRPELEVALYEYGNRGLSATDGYVRMVSPLTNDLDDISEKLFALTTNGGEEYCGRVILDAVEQLDWNQGRGLRSIFIAGNEPFTQGDIKYRVACKAAVEKGITVSTIFCGERSEGIQTGWEDGAQIADGSYLCINQDHRSRAIKTPHDKELVRLSAELNSTYIPYGDAEARATFENRQKAQDANAAKATVSAAASRAGFKASGLYRNSGWDLIDALAEGKVELENLKDEQLPEKLREMTIEQRRKYLDEMAKKRQQIQQQIKERTAKRDVFLAEERERLAREAPAEAAAAAEPFADAVKEAIGSQGGN, from the coding sequence ATGTGCCGCATACTTTTGGTCGGTCAGACGTTGCTAGCTTTCTTGGTCATTGCCTCGCTTTCGCTGGTCTCGGCCGCCGAGGAGGAAAACAAAAAACCGGACAAAGAACGGCCCACTGTGCAGCTCGCGATTCTGCTCGACACCAGCAACAGCATGGACGGGCTGATCGATCAAGCCAAAACGCAGCTGTGGACGATCGTCAACGAATTCGCCAAAACCGAACTCGCCGGCCAACGACCGGAGCTGGAAGTGGCGTTGTACGAATATGGCAATCGCGGCCTGTCCGCCACCGACGGCTATGTGCGGATGGTTTCGCCGCTGACCAACGACCTGGATGACATCTCCGAAAAACTGTTCGCTCTGACCACCAACGGCGGTGAAGAATATTGTGGTCGCGTGATTCTCGATGCTGTCGAGCAATTGGATTGGAACCAAGGCCGCGGGCTGCGGAGTATCTTCATCGCCGGCAACGAACCATTTACGCAAGGTGACATCAAATACCGCGTGGCCTGCAAAGCCGCGGTGGAAAAGGGCATCACCGTCAGCACGATCTTCTGCGGTGAACGCAGCGAAGGCATTCAGACGGGCTGGGAGGATGGTGCGCAGATCGCCGACGGGTCGTACCTCTGCATCAATCAAGACCATCGCTCGCGAGCCATCAAAACGCCTCACGATAAAGAGCTGGTACGACTGAGCGCCGAACTGAACAGCACCTACATCCCCTACGGCGACGCCGAAGCTCGCGCGACGTTTGAAAATCGCCAAAAGGCGCAGGACGCCAATGCGGCCAAAGCCACCGTCAGCGCCGCGGCGTCGCGAGCCGGCTTCAAAGCTTCTGGCCTCTACCGCAATTCCGGCTGGGACCTGATCGATGCGTTAGCCGAAGGAAAGGTCGAACTAGAAAATCTCAAAGACGAACAGTTGCCGGAAAAACTGCGCGAAATGACCATCGAGCAACGTCGCAAGTATCTGGACGAGATGGCTAAGAAACGTCAGCAGATCCAGCAACAGATCAAAGAACGAACGGCCAAGCGGGATGTGTTTTTAGCCGAAGAACGAGAGCGGCTAGCGCGAGAAGCTCCCGCGGAAGCGGCCGCTGCCGCAGAACCCTTCGCCGACGCCGTCAAAGAAGCCATTGGATCCCAAGGCGGCAATTAA
- a CDS encoding DUF1553 domain-containing protein, with amino-acid sequence MALMPARLRRLVIVFTALSSIAAVCSTAAATEPPFFETDIRPILREHCFDCHGAVEEMEGELDLRLVRFMQSGGESGPAIVPGDAEDSLLLTRVRDGDMPPGDSRVSDEQIAVLEAWIRGGAATRRPEPEQIGPGIPITEEERAYWAYQPITAPPLPAPAADVAIRTPIDALLADAMPEGLSFSPEADRFTLIQRVYYDLIGLPPKIEQLNHWMTLDDDRWYEQLVDELLRSPHYGERWARHWLDAAGYADSDGYTAKDSSRQWAWRYRDYVINALNDDKPFDRFITEQLAGDELAGPKSDDWTPQQIELLTATGFLRMAADGTGSGDNSPEARNKTIADTLQIVSSTLLGSSVHCAQCHDHRYDPISHVDYFSLRAVFEPALDWQAWKPPAQRLVSLYTEQDRIDAAAIESQVAEVAAERAKKQTAFIQEVFEEELKKFEEPLRSQLRTAYETAAKDRNTEHKQLLASHPSINITPGVLYQYRPEAAAELKKLDAKMAEMRAQKPAETFVLALVEPPGHVPVTRLFHRGDFNQPKQEVQPAGLTVAAADGARVTFPTNDPDLPTTGRRLAFANWLTDRSNPLTARAIVNRIWMHHFGRGIVATPGEFGKLGGEPSHVELLDWLAADFVEHDWSLKHLHRRILTSTAWRQSSYRRAEGEAIDPENRFYWRKSLQRVDAEILRDSMLAVAGTLDPQLFGPPVEVAADDTGQVRVDASQPRRSLYARVRRSQPVGMLQTFDAPVMSVNCDVRTVSTVAPQSLMMLNGKFVLEQAGRVADRAIQRASQRAGTAGENNAAENAEPSAEADRSWLPTMPPPKWRFGTGEVNEQAGKIDRFIELIHYTGSSWQGGPTTPDPTIGWVILNANGGHPGNPAHPAIRRWVAPADGQLSITGTLGHGSESGDGVRARVLSAGGQRGEWQAQHGSTATTVAAFTVQAGEPVDLVVDCLQHETSDSFSWPVKLTFTPAGGSAVVHDSVAEFHGPADDLTQLPMQITAAWEIVLSRAPSEAELDMALQFAGQQLSQLADDPTGTLPGRSPAQQALTNLSQMLLNSNEFLYIE; translated from the coding sequence ATGGCCCTTATGCCGGCCCGTTTGCGCCGTTTGGTAATCGTGTTCACCGCGCTGTCGTCGATTGCAGCTGTCTGTTCGACTGCGGCGGCGACCGAACCACCGTTTTTTGAAACCGATATCCGGCCCATCCTGCGCGAGCACTGTTTTGATTGCCACGGCGCGGTTGAAGAAATGGAAGGGGAGCTCGATTTAAGGCTCGTGCGTTTCATGCAGTCCGGCGGCGAATCGGGGCCGGCGATCGTACCGGGCGATGCCGAGGACAGTTTGCTGCTGACGCGAGTCCGAGACGGCGACATGCCGCCGGGCGACTCGCGGGTGTCCGACGAACAGATCGCGGTATTGGAAGCTTGGATCCGCGGCGGCGCTGCAACGCGTCGTCCCGAGCCCGAGCAGATCGGACCGGGCATCCCGATCACCGAAGAGGAGCGTGCTTATTGGGCCTATCAACCCATCACCGCTCCGCCGCTGCCTGCCCCGGCAGCCGACGTGGCCATTCGTACGCCGATCGATGCCTTGCTGGCCGACGCCATGCCGGAGGGCCTAAGTTTTTCGCCCGAAGCGGATCGCTTCACGCTGATCCAACGCGTCTACTACGACCTGATCGGGCTGCCGCCAAAGATCGAACAATTAAACCACTGGATGACGCTCGACGATGACCGTTGGTACGAACAATTGGTTGACGAACTGCTCCGCTCCCCCCACTACGGCGAGCGTTGGGCACGGCACTGGTTGGACGCCGCCGGCTATGCCGACAGCGATGGCTACACCGCGAAAGACAGCAGCCGCCAGTGGGCTTGGCGTTACCGCGACTACGTGATCAACGCCCTGAACGACGACAAACCGTTCGATCGGTTTATCACCGAACAACTGGCCGGCGACGAACTGGCTGGTCCGAAATCAGACGACTGGACGCCACAGCAAATCGAACTGCTAACCGCCACGGGATTCCTGCGGATGGCGGCCGACGGAACCGGCAGCGGCGACAACAGCCCCGAAGCTCGCAACAAGACGATCGCCGATACCCTGCAAATCGTTAGCAGCACGCTGCTCGGTTCCAGCGTGCACTGCGCCCAGTGCCACGATCACCGCTACGACCCGATTTCCCACGTCGACTATTTTTCGCTCCGTGCGGTCTTTGAACCGGCATTGGATTGGCAAGCTTGGAAGCCGCCGGCCCAGCGTTTGGTTTCCCTCTACACCGAACAAGATCGCATCGACGCGGCGGCCATCGAAAGCCAAGTTGCGGAAGTCGCCGCGGAGCGTGCCAAGAAACAAACCGCGTTCATTCAAGAAGTCTTCGAGGAAGAGCTAAAAAAATTCGAGGAACCACTGCGGTCGCAGTTGCGGACGGCTTATGAAACCGCCGCCAAGGACCGCAACACGGAACACAAGCAACTGTTGGCTAGCCACCCCAGCATCAACATCACTCCCGGTGTGTTGTACCAATACCGCCCCGAGGCCGCGGCAGAACTAAAGAAGTTGGACGCGAAGATGGCCGAGATGCGGGCCCAAAAACCGGCCGAGACATTTGTGCTGGCGTTGGTCGAACCGCCCGGACACGTCCCCGTCACCCGACTGTTTCATCGCGGCGACTTCAATCAACCCAAACAAGAAGTCCAGCCGGCAGGTTTGACCGTCGCCGCGGCCGATGGAGCTCGCGTTACGTTCCCCACCAATGATCCCGACCTGCCGACCACCGGACGTCGGCTGGCATTTGCAAACTGGCTGACCGATCGCAGCAACCCGTTGACCGCTCGCGCGATCGTTAACCGCATCTGGATGCATCACTTCGGTCGCGGCATCGTCGCCACGCCCGGCGAGTTTGGAAAACTGGGCGGCGAACCTTCCCACGTCGAACTGCTCGACTGGTTGGCAGCGGACTTCGTCGAACACGACTGGAGCTTGAAACATCTGCATCGACGCATCCTCACATCCACCGCTTGGCGACAAAGTTCGTACCGCCGAGCTGAAGGAGAAGCGATCGATCCAGAGAATAGATTCTATTGGCGGAAGTCGCTGCAACGCGTCGACGCGGAAATCCTTCGGGACTCGATGCTGGCCGTTGCGGGAACTCTGGATCCGCAGCTGTTCGGGCCGCCGGTCGAGGTTGCCGCAGACGACACCGGGCAGGTTCGCGTCGATGCAAGTCAACCTCGCCGCAGCCTGTATGCTCGCGTTCGCCGCAGCCAACCGGTGGGCATGTTGCAAACCTTTGACGCTCCGGTGATGAGCGTCAACTGTGACGTGCGGACTGTCAGCACCGTGGCGCCGCAATCCCTGATGATGCTCAACGGTAAATTCGTCTTGGAACAAGCCGGCCGTGTCGCTGATCGGGCGATCCAGCGGGCGAGCCAACGAGCTGGAACTGCTGGAGAAAACAACGCGGCTGAAAACGCCGAACCAAGCGCCGAAGCCGATCGGTCTTGGTTGCCAACGATGCCACCGCCGAAGTGGCGTTTCGGGACGGGCGAAGTGAATGAGCAGGCCGGCAAGATCGATCGCTTCATCGAACTGATTCATTACACCGGCAGTTCCTGGCAGGGCGGCCCGACGACTCCCGACCCGACCATCGGTTGGGTCATTTTGAACGCCAACGGCGGGCATCCCGGCAATCCAGCCCACCCTGCAATCCGCCGCTGGGTTGCCCCTGCGGACGGACAGCTGAGCATCACGGGAACGCTGGGGCATGGCAGTGAGAGCGGCGATGGCGTGCGTGCTCGCGTGCTTTCAGCGGGCGGACAACGCGGCGAGTGGCAGGCCCAACATGGCTCTACGGCCACCACCGTCGCGGCCTTTACGGTGCAAGCCGGCGAGCCCGTTGATCTGGTGGTCGATTGCCTGCAACACGAAACCTCCGACTCGTTCAGCTGGCCCGTGAAGCTGACGTTCACGCCCGCCGGAGGATCTGCGGTGGTCCATGATTCGGTGGCGGAATTCCATGGCCCCGCCGACGACCTCACGCAGCTGCCGATGCAAATCACCGCGGCGTGGGAAATCGTGTTATCCCGGGCCCCCAGCGAAGCGGAGTTAGACATGGCGTTGCAGTTCGCCGGGCAACAACTCTCGCAACTGGCCGACGATCCCACGGGCACTCTGCCAGGACGTTCGCCGGCGCAGCAAGCGCTGACCAACCTCTCTCAAATGCTGCTCAATTCCAACGAATTTTTATACATCGAATGA